One Portunus trituberculatus isolate SZX2019 chromosome 45, ASM1759143v1, whole genome shotgun sequence DNA segment encodes these proteins:
- the LOC123519429 gene encoding glycerol-3-phosphate acyltransferase 3-like isoform X2, translated as MAVVDALATVALTVVIPPFLIVLVTVLVLASLGKSLGLRQKYVQFLLKVFEDGNRILVKKFGRQRLSKNYGKASGDEQEEEEEEDQVSREVICRDKLVLRPTLDKDNNEGLDTHEFELGDCLDYIRTGMEAIVDDEVTKRFSAEELTSWNFLTRTNCQYEFISVRLTIFWVVGFILRYFLLLPLRIIILLIGMVVMVVCTYIVGCLPESKMKHRLNSSVSVFCFDFLSGALSLVCTYHNQENVPRRGICVANHTTPIDVLVLACDNTYDMVGQRHGGFLGIFQRALSRASAHIWFERSESKDRFAVARRLREHVEDPEKLPILIFPEGTCINNTSVMQFKKGTFEVGGIIYPVAIKYDPRFGDAFWNSSKESMLSYIYMMMTSWAIVCDVWYLPPMTRREGESSIDFANRVKAEIARQGGLVDLVWDGGLKRSAPKIEWKQQYQQEFSRRLKVQNVNAEKKEEKIE; from the exons ATGGCGGTGGTGGACGCGTTAGCTACTGTTGCTCTCACAGTggttatccctcccttcctgattGTCCTTGTCACCGTCCTCGTCCTGGCTAGCTTGGGGAAGTCTCTAGGCCTCAGACAGAAATATGTGCAGTTCCTCCTGAAGGTGTTTGAG GATGGCAACAGGATACTTGTAAAAAAG tttggcCGCCAGAGATTATCAAAGAACTATGGGAAGGCCTCTGGAgatgagcaggaagaagaggaggaggaggaccaggtgtCCAGGGAGGTGATATGTAGAGACAAGCTAGTACTACGCCCAACACTAGACAAG gacaataATGAGGGGCTGGACACCCATGAGTTTGAGCTGGGGGATTGTCTTGACTATATACGCACTGGCATGGAGGCAATAGTAGACGATGAGGTGACCAAGAGGTTTTCAGCAGAGGAACTGACG TCGTGGAACTTCCTCACTCGGACCAACTGCCAGTATGAGTTCATCAGTGTGCGACTCACCATATTCTGGGTTGTGGGCTTCATTCTGCGCTACTTCCTTCTTCTGCCGCTCCGCATTATCATCCTTCTAATTGGG ATGGTTGTCATGGTAGTGTGTACATACATCGTGGGTTGTCTTCCTGAAAGCAAAATGAAGCATCGACTCAACAGCAGTGTATCTGTCTTCTGCTTTGACTTTCTAAGTGGAGCATTGTCACTGGTGTGTACTTACCACAACCAGGAGAATGTGCCTCGACGGGGTATATGTGTCGCCAACCACACCACTCCCATTGATGTTCTGGTGCTGGCATGTGACAATACTTACGACATG GTTGGTCAGCGACATGGAGGATTTTTAGGCATATTCCAGCGAGCTCTGTCTCGGGCCTCGGCACACATTTGGTTTGAGAGGTCAGAGTCCAAGGACCGCTTTGCTGTGGCACGAAGACTGAGGGAACATGTGGAGGATCCTGAAAAACTGCCTATCCTGATCTTCCCTGAGGGCACTTGCATCAATAACACATCTGTCATGCAGTTCAAGAAAGGGACATTTGAAGTTGGAGGAATTATCTATCCTGTTGCCATCAAG TATGACCCAAGGTTTGGAGATGCCTTCTGGAATTCCTCAAAAGAGTCCATGTTGAGCTATATCTACATGATGATGACATCGTGGGCCATTGTCTGTGATGTATGGTACTTGCCGCCCAtgacaaggagagaaggagaatccTCCATTGACTTTGCTAACCGCGTGAAGGCAGAAATTGCTCGACAAGGAGGGCTTGTGGACCTAGTATG GGACGGTGGGTTGAAACGATCAGCGCCGAAGATAGAATGGAAACAGCAGTACCAGCAAGAGTTCTCACGGCGCCTTAAAGTTCAAAATGTGAatgcagagaagaaagaggaaaagattgaatGA
- the LOC123519429 gene encoding glycerol-3-phosphate acyltransferase 3-like isoform X1: MAVVDALATVALTVVIPPFLIVLVTVLVLASLGKSLGLRQKYVQFLLKVFEDGNRILVKKFGRQRLSKNYGKASGDEQEEEEEEDQVSREVICRDKLVLRPTLDKDNNEGLDTHEFELGDCLDYIRTGMEAIVDDEVTKRFSAEELTSWNFLTRTNCQYEFISVRLTIFWVVGFILRYFLLLPLRIIILLIGTMHMVTSTLLIGLFPDGAVKRKLCRFIFITSFRIISRAFSGVITYHNKHNMPRSDGICVANHTTPVDCVVLACDNGYSYVGQRHGGFLGIFQRALSRASAHIWFERSESKDRFAVARRLREHVEDPEKLPILIFPEGTCINNTSVMQFKKGTFEVGGIIYPVAIKYDPRFGDAFWNSSKESMLSYIYMMMTSWAIVCDVWYLPPMTRREGESSIDFANRVKAEIARQGGLVDLVWDGGLKRSAPKIEWKQQYQQEFSRRLKVQNVNAEKKEEKIE, from the exons ATGGCGGTGGTGGACGCGTTAGCTACTGTTGCTCTCACAGTggttatccctcccttcctgattGTCCTTGTCACCGTCCTCGTCCTGGCTAGCTTGGGGAAGTCTCTAGGCCTCAGACAGAAATATGTGCAGTTCCTCCTGAAGGTGTTTGAG GATGGCAACAGGATACTTGTAAAAAAG tttggcCGCCAGAGATTATCAAAGAACTATGGGAAGGCCTCTGGAgatgagcaggaagaagaggaggaggaggaccaggtgtCCAGGGAGGTGATATGTAGAGACAAGCTAGTACTACGCCCAACACTAGACAAG gacaataATGAGGGGCTGGACACCCATGAGTTTGAGCTGGGGGATTGTCTTGACTATATACGCACTGGCATGGAGGCAATAGTAGACGATGAGGTGACCAAGAGGTTTTCAGCAGAGGAACTGACG TCGTGGAACTTCCTCACTCGGACCAACTGCCAGTATGAGTTCATCAGTGTGCGACTCACCATATTCTGGGTTGTGGGCTTCATTCTGCGCTACTTCCTTCTTCTGCCGCTCCGCATTATCATCCTTCTAATTGGG ACGATGCACATGGTGACTTCAACCCTACTAATTGGATTGTTTCCGGATGGGGCTGTGAAACGGAAGCTGTGCCGATTCATCTTTATAACTTCCTTTAGAATCATAAGTCGTGCTTTTAGCGGTGTGATCACGTATCACAACAAGCACAACATGCCACGTTCAGATGGGATATGTGTTGCCAATCACACAACACCTGTTGACTGTGTGGTGCTGGCGTGTGACAACGGTTATTCCTAT GTTGGTCAGCGACATGGAGGATTTTTAGGCATATTCCAGCGAGCTCTGTCTCGGGCCTCGGCACACATTTGGTTTGAGAGGTCAGAGTCCAAGGACCGCTTTGCTGTGGCACGAAGACTGAGGGAACATGTGGAGGATCCTGAAAAACTGCCTATCCTGATCTTCCCTGAGGGCACTTGCATCAATAACACATCTGTCATGCAGTTCAAGAAAGGGACATTTGAAGTTGGAGGAATTATCTATCCTGTTGCCATCAAG TATGACCCAAGGTTTGGAGATGCCTTCTGGAATTCCTCAAAAGAGTCCATGTTGAGCTATATCTACATGATGATGACATCGTGGGCCATTGTCTGTGATGTATGGTACTTGCCGCCCAtgacaaggagagaaggagaatccTCCATTGACTTTGCTAACCGCGTGAAGGCAGAAATTGCTCGACAAGGAGGGCTTGTGGACCTAGTATG GGACGGTGGGTTGAAACGATCAGCGCCGAAGATAGAATGGAAACAGCAGTACCAGCAAGAGTTCTCACGGCGCCTTAAAGTTCAAAATGTGAatgcagagaagaaagaggaaaagattgaatGA
- the LOC123519429 gene encoding glycerol-3-phosphate acyltransferase 3-like isoform X3 → MAVVDALATVALTVVIPPFLIVLVTVLVLASLGKSLGLRQKYVQFLLKVFEFGRQRLSKNYGKASGDEQEEEEEEDQVSREVICRDKLVLRPTLDKDNNEGLDTHEFELGDCLDYIRTGMEAIVDDEVTKRFSAEELTSWNFLTRTNCQYEFISVRLTIFWVVGFILRYFLLLPLRIIILLIGTMHMVTSTLLIGLFPDGAVKRKLCRFIFITSFRIISRAFSGVITYHNKHNMPRSDGICVANHTTPVDCVVLACDNGYSYVGQRHGGFLGIFQRALSRASAHIWFERSESKDRFAVARRLREHVEDPEKLPILIFPEGTCINNTSVMQFKKGTFEVGGIIYPVAIKYDPRFGDAFWNSSKESMLSYIYMMMTSWAIVCDVWYLPPMTRREGESSIDFANRVKAEIARQGGLVDLVWDGGLKRSAPKIEWKQQYQQEFSRRLKVQNVNAEKKEEKIE, encoded by the exons ATGGCGGTGGTGGACGCGTTAGCTACTGTTGCTCTCACAGTggttatccctcccttcctgattGTCCTTGTCACCGTCCTCGTCCTGGCTAGCTTGGGGAAGTCTCTAGGCCTCAGACAGAAATATGTGCAGTTCCTCCTGAAGGTGTTTGAG tttggcCGCCAGAGATTATCAAAGAACTATGGGAAGGCCTCTGGAgatgagcaggaagaagaggaggaggaggaccaggtgtCCAGGGAGGTGATATGTAGAGACAAGCTAGTACTACGCCCAACACTAGACAAG gacaataATGAGGGGCTGGACACCCATGAGTTTGAGCTGGGGGATTGTCTTGACTATATACGCACTGGCATGGAGGCAATAGTAGACGATGAGGTGACCAAGAGGTTTTCAGCAGAGGAACTGACG TCGTGGAACTTCCTCACTCGGACCAACTGCCAGTATGAGTTCATCAGTGTGCGACTCACCATATTCTGGGTTGTGGGCTTCATTCTGCGCTACTTCCTTCTTCTGCCGCTCCGCATTATCATCCTTCTAATTGGG ACGATGCACATGGTGACTTCAACCCTACTAATTGGATTGTTTCCGGATGGGGCTGTGAAACGGAAGCTGTGCCGATTCATCTTTATAACTTCCTTTAGAATCATAAGTCGTGCTTTTAGCGGTGTGATCACGTATCACAACAAGCACAACATGCCACGTTCAGATGGGATATGTGTTGCCAATCACACAACACCTGTTGACTGTGTGGTGCTGGCGTGTGACAACGGTTATTCCTAT GTTGGTCAGCGACATGGAGGATTTTTAGGCATATTCCAGCGAGCTCTGTCTCGGGCCTCGGCACACATTTGGTTTGAGAGGTCAGAGTCCAAGGACCGCTTTGCTGTGGCACGAAGACTGAGGGAACATGTGGAGGATCCTGAAAAACTGCCTATCCTGATCTTCCCTGAGGGCACTTGCATCAATAACACATCTGTCATGCAGTTCAAGAAAGGGACATTTGAAGTTGGAGGAATTATCTATCCTGTTGCCATCAAG TATGACCCAAGGTTTGGAGATGCCTTCTGGAATTCCTCAAAAGAGTCCATGTTGAGCTATATCTACATGATGATGACATCGTGGGCCATTGTCTGTGATGTATGGTACTTGCCGCCCAtgacaaggagagaaggagaatccTCCATTGACTTTGCTAACCGCGTGAAGGCAGAAATTGCTCGACAAGGAGGGCTTGTGGACCTAGTATG GGACGGTGGGTTGAAACGATCAGCGCCGAAGATAGAATGGAAACAGCAGTACCAGCAAGAGTTCTCACGGCGCCTTAAAGTTCAAAATGTGAatgcagagaagaaagaggaaaagattgaatGA